ggaacagcgaaagtgagaaaagcaatcgagttgagatgaccaatgataatctgtttatcgctattttacctatgacgttgtcaatttcatcatgttcatgtcaatttcgttagcaacgccacgtggcctccttagtttctagtgataattattccatctcaagcgagtagcatgatatgaaaattatcacaaaaaaagatcaaaggaaaaatgcacaaaatagcgataagtaaaactattgtttaaactcatttgatattttccctGGTCAAGTGAGGGTGTTAAAACAGTGATTCCTAAGTATGCGACCTGGACTACTTAGGTATTTATATATAAGGAaatgattgaataaaatatttgtaatcgtaaaaaaattataaattattaatttctgtAGGAAATGACCACATTTACGCAATAACGCAACAAAGATCCTACAAAGCACGATTCGACCTTGAAGATTTTGAGGGACGAACGAGATACGCCATCTACACTACGTTCAGTATTGGTAACGGAGGAACAAATTACACACTGAGTTTGAAGGGCTATAGTGGAAATGCAGGtatgatggagagttgtctataTATCTAGCAACATTTTATGCCCTATTTATGGGCATTGTGTTTTCTTGTCTGTGGTTCCGTTTGTTCAAACGTTCtgtcgtccgttcgtccgtttgtcctgcttcaggttgaagtttttggtcgaggtagtttttgatgtagttgaagtccaatcaacttgaaacttagtgcacATGTTCCTTATTcattatatgatatttctaattttaatgccaattaGAGATTTTAatccattttcatggtccactgaacacagaaaatgataatgcggaTGCGGTATCCGTGTACTCAGGGCACATTCTTGTTGTTTGAAGTTTTCTTTGTTAGCAAGTTGATACAATAAGAATGTGTTTTTAAGAAGGCGTAAAAGGGGCATTAATAGCTCTGAGATTTTAAGAGatgaacaaattttttttaatgatagttaaattattatttgcaaTAAGCAACTAATTTTATGTTTCAATACAGATAAAGCGTGTCcagctattaaaggggcactagctacgatatatatataaaaatctattAAAGTTTTGGCTCAATCGTTAATGAAATgcaattctaacatgacgtccttcaaacgctttgagtacacatccgtggtaaaatatgaatatattgcattggctgttccgatcgtactcccacgtcatatgttttttttatgaatgaagtaccggacgtcatagaatgatgacgttataatttaagcatcttacgggaaaatacacgcttttgataccgaaaatcatcacaacaaggaaacgtaaacaaacgatgctaaaatgagTTATAAGCCcactttttatatacatagaagacatataagtaaataatcattaaaattcatccaaatctgTCTAATtaagttttgtgaatagttttagcatgtcacttattctaTTTGCTCCGTTCTgttacgccaatctaaaagtgcgttaatttatgggaacggcaaataatggccatcacctagagcgcttcgatccaaaacaattgccgtatttgtcctattagaatcgaaataattcatgggggcttgaatatatctagattttaccacgggttgtccttttatgccgatattttacccctcgctatcgctcagggtaaaatatttgtcataaagggccaacccgtggtaaaataacgatatattcaagcccccatgaattatttcttaaatagtgAAAAAATAATTCGATTTTAACAGGCaatatggttcaattttgtcaaaagaaGCTAACAAACATTGATTATGAAttaattcgacctcattgaatcgGTATTCAATATTACCCCTTCGCCTGAGATGGATAACACGTGTATTGCatgtgtaaaattattttaaggaaaagaatgtcaacattcaaaatgaaacaaaggtaaattatttgattgactgattcgaactatacaaaacaataattctTGTGcaggtaaaaacgatgataaaccttaattttttgtctataatatgaaataagaTAGACCTATAGACCTAGAATAACCCAACAGCACGCAtttgcttaatctatttatatcttcaTTTATGTTAAAATCGTTATATGGTCATGGGATGACTTAAGAAGTCAACTCGAAAATCAATTAGATGGCATCTAAACTAAAATACAAACGAAAAGAAGCTACGTATTTTCACGCCCTATTccctgttaaattgtttatttgaactcttaatagttttgataaatgttttacattgttacgtgtaactgatgagtcttatgtagacgaaacgcgcgtctggcgtactaaattataatcctagtacctttgatgactatttacaccactgggtcgatgccccGAGGGAAAAAAAGCTGTTTTACTATGTTTAAACCAAGAGCTTCATTGGTCAGTATGCATGTTACATTTGGTCAAAATGATAATGAGTGTTCGAAATAAAGAGCCTCAATAATTCCAATTagctctaaaaaaaaatttgaacataACTTTTTAACTAAGTGCTGTCATcttattaatttaaacaaagtGTGCAAAAAATCTTTTCCTACACAATTTCATTAATGTATGTATTTTAACAGGAGATGCTATTAAACCTGAACGTACAAAAGCCAGAATCAATGGTATGATGTTCAGTACACGTGACCGAGACAATGATCCTCACATGACTAAACATTGTGCTGTTAAAAATCAGGGAGGATGGTGGTTTAATCAGTGTACACAAGCAAATATAAACGGCATTTACGGCATGAATGTAACGGACGAAACCAATATCAACTGGAAGACCTGGCAAGATGATACTCCATTGAAACAAACGAGAATGATGATAAAGTCGAACTGATAAGAGAAGAAGAAATgaataaatcttttttgttcatttgtagAGCTTTAAAAATTGTGTCGTATACTTGAAACGTCAAACATTTCCACTTATGTTGTAAAATAGACGAATATTAAGACTATATCTATTTGAAAAGTTAGATGCAGCactatgaatttatttttactttgtgtTGATAATCATGTGAAATGAATAGTCCCCTTTTCTAAGCCGTCAGTAGTGTAAGAACTGAGGCAACATAAatgttcatgtttttgttttgtattcccctgaataaataagatatttctatggcagtttttttatttcctttgttTGTCACAACTTGTGTATGTGACAATTATGCGATTGGTTTATATGAGTAATACGGTAAGTGACTATAACCTAGAAATTGAAGTCGgaagatttttaccaaacttggacagaagcttcttacaatcaatagattgtatcaagaggaatatttttattgatttttttcctcatttttgttgagcctgcgatttacagcaaaagtaggcgagacactgggttccgcggaacccttacacatTTTTTGTTAGTTGTTATTGGTCTGCAACTGCGAGTTCTCAGATTTGTACGAAGTGTTATCTTGTTTACTAATCTAACCTAAACATTTGACACCACATGATTCTTGTATGACAGTGTAGAGAAGAAGAAAAATTGAAGACATTAACTGAAAAACATAGCGGATAACGTTTTGTTACCAACTTCTTTTTAATTACACCAATATACACTTGTAGAAAGTGCAATAACGTGTTACAAACCAAAATCACAACAGAAAAAACATCATCACATCATCAAAGGGAGTAGTTTTTTTACAACAGCATTCAAAAATGAAGTAATGCCGCTATACTGAtcgaaaatgaaaatattatgtaAACTCATATATTTGGCAATTTAAGATACATATGATCAACCTATTTAAATATACGGATGaattattatcaatattttatcgtGCTTGGTTTTGTCAATGTGCCatgataaaatgatttaaatgtatattatcGATCCCTTTTTACTGCTTGGTGACGTGTCCTCTCAAAAGATGTGTATATACCTACCTACTTACCTTTTTACTTCCTTATTTCTAGAATTGTAAGTAGATGTTTTgtacccattttttttaatttttctattttaatagaATATATCTTCTTTAGATAACAGCTGTAATTGATTTTACGCagattattttaattaactTTTGTATGTACATGTCCGAAGATTAACTCCTGCAAAAAAGACATAGgcaatttgtttataattaagTCGAAAACcatatatttaacatatatCAAATAGTACTGAGTGTAcctcaatttcaaaatatgaatcTTTGAATGGATGTtcctttatcaaataaattcgAAAAATTGTTTTGGAGACCTCAATTTGCCTGAAAGTTTACAGCCATGCAGTAATATAATGATTATTCTCATAAACTGAATTACAACATGGGACACCTACCCAACAGAGCGAAGAAGATCTAAGTATAAATTGGTTGTTGGAAGAAACACATGTCTATCATTAGGAATTTTTAATTCTGATGAATTTCAAACTCAGGAAATAGGGATAGGGAAATGATActacacaatataaaaacagaaacaGACAGCAACTTTTACAAAGGGAATGTATCAAGGTGATACTTCAGTGAATTATACCTTTCAAAAGAAAGACTTCAATCTACAGTTGTGAGTTATTGTTCGGGCGAATTTGGTTTAATTGaagtttttatttgtcataTGGCTTTTTCAAATGTTCCTGTTCTTATACATCCTTGGCTTACAAATATTCGACGACTTTGAGTGTTCATAGACGAATGAAATttatgaagtgttttttttacaattgttttcatAGGTGCAGTTATTGTCAAGATTATTGCATATGAATAGCAATCTGTGATCACCTTTCTATATAGTAAGCATGTTATATGGATCTTCTGAATCTGCAACTCTTTTCACAAATCTGTGACACTTTAAACTATTATTGATAATATAAAGAGTATCTTTTGTATGTTTGGCCTATTGTTATCTTTAAACGAGATAATATTTTCCAATTGAAAGTAGAAGGACCATTTATTAACGTTTTACTCTCTCTATTTCAGGGAGTAGAAgaggaaaatgtcaaaatcctTAAAAAGTAATTACCATGACAATGGCATAGTTGCGTTAaaagtgaaaaacaaaacaagctgTTTAATGTGAAACACACTGTTAAACACTCAACagataaattatgattttcatgcaatttattttaGTGTTAATACTTTAAACTAACTTATTTTAAAGGATATTTTATTTCGCGTTATGCCCTATACACTAGTAAATCTATTCACGGAGATTCGATATCGCGATTAAAACATTTGAGAGATATCAGTGTTTTATACATTCGTGACAACTCATTTTTGCGAAATATTTTTACTTGCGAAAACAAATCGCTCGCGAAGTTAGTTGGTTTACAAGAATTTTCATTAAtactttacaaaatatataaaaggagGTACATCAAAAAACTATTTGACAATTGAGCACAACCAACAGCAATCGACACAATGGTCGACTCCtccaaaaaatagaacaaagaaaATCACAGGACCTAACACTGCTTTACTAAGTAAAGACACATTATGTCATAGGGTTAAACCAGTTTTACGTGAGCACAAACCGCTCCTTTGGTTAACTTAGACTATATG
This Mytilus trossulus isolate FHL-02 chromosome 14, PNRI_Mtr1.1.1.hap1, whole genome shotgun sequence DNA region includes the following protein-coding sequences:
- the LOC134696528 gene encoding ficolin-2-like, translating into MIGIHHIFDMVHTGIFQENADCSSLPPDSCSGVYTIQTDTGMNIDVFCEMDIDKGGWTVIQRRFDGSIDFFRYWHDYKTGFGDVAGEHWLGNDHIYAITQQRSYKARFDLEDFEGRTRYAIYTTFSIGNGGTNYTLSLKGYSGNAGDAIKPERTKARINGMMFSTRDRDNDPHMTKHCAVKNQGGWWFNQCTQANINGIYGMNVTDETNINWKTWQDDTPLKQTRMMIKSN